One genomic region from Anaerobacillus sp. CMMVII encodes:
- a CDS encoding DNA cytosine methyltransferase encodes MKQLDLFREIVVDNFAGGGGASTGIEFATGISVDIAINHDPAAIAMHKANHPDTEHYCESVWDVDPVKAVRGRKVGLAWFSPDCKHFSKAKGGKPKSNNIRGLAWIAVKWAIAVKPRVIMLENVEEFKTWGPLNEEGYPVEKSKGITFQSFVKSLESLGYEVSFKELKACDYGAPTTRKRFFMIARCDGKEIIWPKPTHADPNSSEVKVGKLKAWRTASEIIDWNIGTPSIFSREKPLANNTMLRITRGIQKFVVEAKTPYIIYNKASFLQHYYTHQGNETRASSLYEPIATIPTANRFGLVTAFLTKYYGSDIGQSINEPLHTITTKDRFGLVTVKGEDYKIVDVGMRMLQPRELFNGNGFPNNYIIDRDFFGKSYPKTYQVARCGNAVPPQFSEALVRVNLPEMCSETSRYIQAVAN; translated from the coding sequence TTGAAGCAATTAGACCTTTTTCGTGAAATTGTTGTCGATAACTTTGCCGGTGGTGGAGGTGCTTCAACTGGAATAGAGTTTGCAACTGGAATATCAGTAGATATCGCTATCAATCATGATCCAGCCGCAATAGCAATGCATAAAGCTAACCATCCAGATACAGAGCATTATTGTGAGTCGGTTTGGGATGTAGATCCAGTAAAAGCTGTTAGAGGTAGAAAGGTAGGATTAGCGTGGTTTTCTCCTGATTGTAAACACTTCTCTAAAGCTAAAGGCGGTAAACCTAAAAGCAATAACATCCGTGGCTTAGCATGGATAGCTGTTAAATGGGCCATAGCAGTAAAACCAAGAGTTATCATGTTAGAAAATGTAGAGGAGTTTAAAACATGGGGTCCGCTAAATGAAGAGGGGTATCCTGTTGAAAAATCAAAGGGGATTACGTTTCAATCATTTGTAAAATCTCTCGAGTCATTGGGATATGAAGTTTCATTCAAAGAATTAAAGGCATGTGATTATGGAGCTCCAACAACTAGAAAAAGATTTTTCATGATTGCTAGATGTGATGGTAAAGAAATAATCTGGCCCAAACCAACGCATGCTGATCCGAATAGCTCGGAGGTTAAAGTAGGTAAGTTAAAAGCTTGGAGAACTGCAAGCGAAATAATAGATTGGAATATCGGAACACCATCAATATTTTCAAGAGAAAAACCTTTAGCAAATAATACGATGCTAAGAATTACAAGAGGTATTCAAAAGTTTGTAGTTGAAGCAAAAACACCTTATATCATATACAATAAGGCTAGCTTTTTACAACATTACTATACACATCAGGGGAATGAAACAAGAGCAAGTAGCCTTTATGAGCCAATTGCAACTATACCAACTGCAAATCGTTTTGGATTAGTGACAGCATTTCTCACAAAATATTATGGATCTGATATAGGCCAATCAATAAATGAACCACTTCATACTATCACAACAAAAGACAGATTTGGATTAGTGACAGTAAAAGGTGAGGATTACAAAATCGTCGATGTAGGAATGAGAATGCTTCAACCTAGAGAGTTATTTAACGGGAATGGATTTCCTAACAACTACATCATTGACCGTGACTTTTTTGGTAAAAGTTATCCTAAAACCTACCAAGTAGCTCGCTGTGGGAATGCAGTTCCACCGCAATTTTCAGAGGCTTTAGTAAGAGTTAATTTGCCTGAAATGTGTAGTGAAACATCGAGATATATACAAGCAGTAGCTAACTGA
- the ssb gene encoding single-stranded DNA-binding protein yields MLNRVVLVGRLTRDPELKYTPNGIAVGKFTLAVNRPFSNQQGNREADFINIIVWRKAAENVANYLRKGSLAGVDGRLQTRNYENNDGKKVFITEVVADSVQFLDSKNSQNSGSDQQNHQGNTNNGYNSNQNANSGQNNQFGDDPFASDGKPIDISDDELPF; encoded by the coding sequence ATGTTAAATCGAGTAGTGTTAGTGGGACGCCTCACACGTGATCCAGAACTAAAATACACACCTAATGGAATTGCGGTAGGTAAATTTACCCTTGCAGTAAACAGACCATTTTCAAATCAACAGGGAAATCGAGAAGCTGATTTTATAAACATTATAGTGTGGAGAAAAGCAGCGGAGAATGTAGCAAATTACTTAAGAAAGGGTAGTTTAGCAGGTGTTGATGGTCGACTACAAACTCGTAATTATGAAAATAATGATGGGAAAAAAGTTTTTATAACTGAAGTTGTAGCAGACAGTGTTCAATTTTTAGACTCGAAAAACAGCCAGAATAGCGGAAGTGATCAACAGAACCATCAAGGTAATACAAATAATGGGTACAATAGCAATCAAAACGCTAATAGTGGGCAAAACAATCAATTTGGTGACGATCCATTTGCTAGCGACGGAAAACCAATTGATATATCTGATGATGAACTCCCATTTTGA
- a CDS encoding DUF6906 family protein, with protein sequence MKSGKKPTKRQKIAIKEARLNPDNWLIVKNLPDCLHIVHRESGTIKRIVF encoded by the coding sequence ATGAAGAGTGGAAAGAAGCCAACCAAAAGACAAAAAATAGCAATAAAAGAAGCAAGGCTAAATCCTGATAACTGGTTAATCGTTAAGAACCTTCCTGATTGCCTACATATCGTTCATCGAGAGTCGGGAACAATTAAAAGAATAGTATTTTAA
- a CDS encoding AAA family ATPase has protein sequence MKRSMKLLKLTLQNFKGIKNFVLDTNGESVRVFGDNAVGKTTLFDAFIWLLFDKDSHNKKDFQIKTVDEAGSVVNGLDHDVEAEFLLNGNVLTLKKSYKEKWTKKRGSALSEFSGHTTDHFVDSVPVSQKIFKAKVDEIVDEDIFKLLTSPSYFNEQLKKDDRRNVLMKICGDITDQDVISTNQALADLPGILNGRKIEDYRLIIASKRKEINDELDKIPVRISEVNHNLPDISSLNFEDLRNSIANLRKNIDEKELEINRIRHGAEIVEKQKQLREIEGELLDIKNKHSSANHDKVNVQQQAYYKLKSEIESLKYSINNQNQKIEGNQELINRYEQDTSRLRQEWYQINEKSFEFEHDENCPTCGQSLPEDQIEAAHEKARSNFNLKKSEDLERINKSGSSIKEKIEELKQQNERLRLEVTELEQKIDHKQSHLDGLLTEIKGLKENVQDVTSLPEYQEKSQRIELLNADIQQLRMNAQSSIDSIQNQINQYREKVALLDIDLSKFDVHERSLTRNTELKEQERKLAFQFEKLERELHLTEEFIRTKVNLLEGKINSKFKFARFKLFRTQINGGLEEICETTYKGVPYGSGLNNAAKINVGLDIIQTLSEHYNFSAPIFVDNAEAVTKLIDINTQIISLIVSEKDKELRIERNENKFEEAV, from the coding sequence TTGAAAAGAAGTATGAAGCTGTTAAAGCTAACATTACAAAATTTTAAAGGGATTAAGAATTTCGTTTTAGATACTAACGGTGAGTCGGTACGAGTTTTCGGTGATAATGCAGTTGGGAAAACAACATTGTTTGATGCATTCATTTGGCTTCTATTTGATAAGGACAGCCATAACAAAAAGGACTTTCAAATTAAAACTGTAGATGAAGCTGGGAGTGTAGTTAATGGTTTAGACCATGATGTCGAAGCGGAGTTTTTGCTTAACGGTAATGTTCTAACACTCAAAAAGTCATATAAAGAAAAGTGGACGAAAAAACGGGGATCTGCATTGAGTGAATTTTCAGGTCATACAACCGACCACTTTGTAGACAGTGTTCCTGTAAGTCAAAAAATATTTAAAGCTAAAGTAGATGAAATAGTTGATGAGGACATTTTCAAACTTTTAACGTCTCCAAGCTACTTTAATGAACAATTAAAAAAGGATGATCGTCGAAATGTTCTTATGAAGATTTGCGGTGATATCACGGATCAGGATGTGATTTCTACTAATCAAGCATTAGCAGATCTCCCTGGGATTTTGAATGGGAGAAAAATTGAAGATTATCGGTTGATTATCGCTTCAAAGCGCAAAGAAATCAATGATGAACTTGATAAAATCCCAGTTCGAATTAGTGAGGTTAATCATAATTTACCTGACATTTCTTCATTGAATTTTGAGGATTTAAGAAATTCGATAGCTAACCTAAGAAAAAATATAGATGAAAAAGAGTTAGAAATAAATCGCATTCGTCATGGTGCTGAGATAGTCGAAAAACAAAAACAACTTCGAGAGATCGAAGGAGAACTCCTTGATATTAAAAATAAACATAGCTCAGCAAATCATGACAAGGTTAATGTCCAGCAACAAGCGTATTACAAGTTAAAGTCAGAGATCGAGTCGCTTAAATATTCTATCAACAACCAAAATCAAAAAATTGAAGGTAATCAGGAATTAATCAACCGCTATGAACAAGATACGTCTCGGTTACGTCAGGAATGGTATCAAATTAACGAAAAAAGTTTTGAATTTGAACATGATGAAAACTGTCCGACTTGTGGCCAATCGCTACCAGAGGATCAAATTGAAGCGGCTCATGAAAAGGCTAGATCTAATTTTAATCTCAAAAAGTCTGAGGACCTAGAGAGGATCAATAAAAGTGGTTCTTCCATAAAAGAAAAAATTGAAGAATTAAAGCAACAAAATGAAAGGTTGCGCCTTGAAGTGACAGAACTAGAACAAAAAATAGACCACAAGCAATCGCATTTAGATGGTTTATTAACTGAAATCAAAGGCCTTAAAGAAAACGTCCAGGACGTTACATCTTTGCCTGAGTATCAAGAGAAATCACAACGCATCGAATTACTTAATGCAGATATTCAACAATTAAGAATGAATGCTCAAAGTTCAATTGACTCCATTCAAAACCAAATTAATCAGTATCGTGAAAAGGTTGCCTTACTGGATATTGACCTTTCAAAGTTTGATGTACATGAGCGCTCTTTAACACGAAATACTGAGTTAAAAGAACAAGAACGAAAGCTAGCTTTTCAATTTGAAAAACTTGAGCGTGAATTGCATTTAACAGAAGAGTTTATCCGAACAAAGGTAAATCTTCTTGAGGGAAAAATTAATTCGAAGTTCAAATTTGCTCGTTTTAAGCTGTTTAGAACTCAAATCAACGGTGGGTTAGAGGAAATATGTGAGACGACTTACAAGGGAGTCCCTTACGGGTCTGGATTAAACAATGCAGCTAAAATCAATGTCGGCTTAGATATTATCCAAACTCTATCAGAGCATTACAATTTTTCAGCACCGATCTTTGTGGATAATGCTGAAGCTGTTACTAAGTTGATTGATATTAATACGCAGATTATTTCCCTAATAGTTTCAGAAAAAGATAAAGAGTTACGAATTGAACGTAATGAAAACAAATTTGAGGAGGCAGTGTAA
- a CDS encoding GcrA family cell cycle regulator — translation MGDPTLSYDGITVNQLCTATNIPYRTIKYWIKHKGFPVKYKVFAEEMKVMVVSYPTWWKWAEENKRLIDFAEVEENILGAEPDWVKIKRGADKIRYHKKPHNEPWSEKDDKRLISMVNAFRYSYPDISRELKRTEAAIKRRLWELGVKAKPVRMNNHIKWTNAQTEQLIDLFEKGYSLETIAERLDKSANGVRGKLERMGYKFRQKKVDPK, via the coding sequence ATGGGAGATCCAACGCTAAGCTATGATGGAATTACAGTTAATCAACTTTGTACAGCGACGAATATTCCTTATCGAACAATTAAATACTGGATTAAGCACAAGGGTTTTCCTGTAAAATATAAAGTTTTCGCTGAAGAAATGAAAGTGATGGTTGTTAGCTATCCAACTTGGTGGAAATGGGCAGAAGAAAATAAAAGACTCATAGATTTTGCGGAGGTTGAGGAAAATATTTTAGGTGCTGAACCTGACTGGGTCAAGATCAAACGTGGAGCTGACAAGATTAGATATCATAAAAAACCACATAACGAACCTTGGTCAGAAAAAGATGACAAGCGATTAATTAGCATGGTTAACGCTTTTCGTTACTCTTACCCGGATATTTCAAGAGAATTGAAAAGAACAGAAGCGGCGATCAAAAGAAGACTGTGGGAACTTGGTGTTAAGGCTAAACCAGTTAGAATGAATAACCACATCAAATGGACAAATGCTCAAACTGAGCAGCTTATTGATTTGTTTGAGAAAGGTTATTCTCTGGAAACCATAGCTGAACGTCTAGACAAAAGCGCTAATGGTGTTAGAGGTAAGTTGGAACGAATGGGTTATAAGTTTAGACAGAAGAAGGTGGATCCTAAATGA
- a CDS encoding ORF6N domain-containing protein, giving the protein MKDLKIIEQNNQRVLTTAQLAEAYGTDTKIINRNFQRNTDRYVQGKHFLALSGEDLRNFKGSRQFDDSLKFTSILYLWTEKGAWLHAKSLNTDEAWDAYEMLVDDYYKHKQQIIDTAKLSPELQMFKQIFDTVAQKQLEDAKRDEKLTQLETGIETIKETFLKKDDDWRKSINTMLNSAARKIYGDYRQLRVDSYQLLEDRARCDLNRRLQNYKFRLEESGATKTKINQATKMDVIEQDPRLKEIYTTIVKEFSISSIAIKKKPSVWTTLSFNLQSYQTIIT; this is encoded by the coding sequence ATGAAAGACTTGAAAATTATTGAACAGAACAATCAAAGAGTATTAACAACTGCTCAGTTAGCGGAAGCGTATGGGACTGATACTAAGATTATCAATCGGAATTTTCAAAGAAATACTGATCGATATGTTCAAGGAAAACATTTTCTTGCACTATCCGGTGAGGATTTAAGAAATTTTAAAGGGTCACGTCAATTTGACGACAGCCTAAAATTCACTTCAATTCTGTATCTATGGACTGAAAAAGGCGCTTGGCTTCATGCGAAATCGTTAAATACAGATGAGGCTTGGGATGCTTACGAAATGTTAGTAGATGATTATTACAAGCACAAGCAACAAATAATTGATACGGCGAAGTTAAGCCCAGAACTTCAAATGTTTAAACAGATCTTTGATACAGTCGCTCAAAAACAGCTTGAAGATGCTAAACGTGACGAAAAGCTTACTCAGCTTGAAACTGGCATTGAAACAATCAAAGAAACTTTCTTGAAGAAAGATGATGACTGGAGAAAGTCAATTAACACCATGCTTAATAGTGCAGCTAGGAAAATATATGGTGATTATCGACAACTAAGAGTGGATAGCTATCAATTATTAGAGGATAGAGCGCGGTGTGACCTTAATCGTAGACTTCAAAACTACAAGTTTCGTCTTGAAGAAAGTGGAGCTACAAAAACGAAAATCAACCAGGCTACGAAAATGGATGTAATTGAACAAGATCCACGCCTTAAAGAGATCTATACTACGATCGTTAAAGAGTTTTCAATTAGTTCAATTGCAATAAAAAAGAAGCCTAGCGTCTGGACCACGCTAAGCTTCAACCTCCAAAGTTACCAAACAATTATAACATAA
- a CDS encoding sporulation initiation factor Spo0A C-terminal domain-containing protein, with product MNSATKVESKVEIVSENELVIRISNKLCEFGIPRNLKGYRYLRKAILITYHNFEMVNSVTKTIYPSIANTYQDTPSRVERAMRHAIECGYYKNVNQEFPKPKNSEFIAMVADSMRVENGIY from the coding sequence ATGAACAGTGCAACAAAAGTCGAAAGTAAAGTCGAAATCGTGTCAGAAAATGAATTAGTAATTAGAATTTCTAACAAGTTATGTGAGTTTGGAATTCCAAGAAATCTGAAAGGGTATCGATATCTTCGCAAAGCAATCTTAATTACCTATCATAACTTCGAGATGGTAAACAGTGTCACAAAAACAATTTACCCGTCAATTGCAAACACATACCAAGATACTCCGAGTAGAGTTGAAAGAGCTATGAGGCACGCTATCGAATGCGGGTACTACAAAAATGTAAATCAAGAATTTCCTAAACCAAAAAACAGTGAATTCATTGCAATGGTTGCTGACTCAATGAGGGTAGAAAATGGAATTTATTAA
- a CDS encoding Lin1244/Lin1753 domain-containing protein, with translation MARPQKNGLEYFALDVVLSDEVELIEAEHGLEGFAILIKMFQKIYSQGYYYEWDEKQKILFSNKVSSDRNLVVSVIEDCVRWGIFNKDLYEKYSILTSKRAQNHYITAIYKRVNVQMIEEYLLVDVSDKKNIEVYKISGEKGVCNGVSDDGNEETSTVSDGESTQSKSKVKVKVNKESNNTNAFEFYQQNFGIINSFLSEEISLWIDDLSEELVIEAMKRGLEQNKRNWGYVKSILKSWHSTNVKSIQDVKAEDVQFQKRQDTKKQKNRVDKLPKCMDKPEKSINIPEVSESEKQRLQKMIAELKSTQKLNET, from the coding sequence ATGGCAAGGCCACAGAAGAATGGATTAGAGTATTTTGCACTAGATGTTGTTTTAAGTGATGAGGTTGAGTTGATCGAAGCTGAACACGGATTAGAAGGCTTTGCTATTTTGATCAAAATGTTTCAAAAAATATATTCACAAGGATACTACTATGAATGGGATGAGAAACAGAAGATATTGTTCAGTAATAAAGTTTCTTCTGACAGAAACTTAGTTGTATCAGTAATTGAGGACTGCGTAAGGTGGGGGATATTCAATAAGGATTTATACGAAAAGTACAGTATTCTCACATCTAAAAGGGCGCAAAATCACTATATTACAGCAATTTACAAGAGAGTTAATGTACAAATGATTGAAGAATATTTATTGGTTGATGTGTCTGATAAGAAAAATATTGAGGTTTATAAAATCAGTGGTGAGAAGGGTGTTTGTAATGGAGTTTCTGACGACGGAAACGAAGAAACAAGTACGGTTTCTGATGGCGAAAGTACACAAAGTAAAAGTAAAGTAAAAGTAAAAGTAAATAAAGAATCTAATAATACTAATGCATTTGAATTTTACCAGCAAAATTTCGGAATAATAAACAGCTTTTTGTCCGAAGAAATTAGTTTGTGGATAGACGATCTATCAGAAGAATTAGTCATAGAAGCAATGAAACGGGGTCTTGAACAAAATAAACGTAATTGGGGCTATGTAAAAAGTATTCTTAAAAGCTGGCACTCGACTAACGTTAAATCAATACAAGATGTAAAGGCCGAGGATGTTCAATTTCAGAAAAGACAAGATACTAAAAAACAAAAAAATAGAGTAGACAAACTCCCTAAATGCATGGATAAGCCTGAAAAATCTATTAATATACCAGAAGTATCGGAGTCTGAAAAACAAAGACTTCAGAAAATGATAGCAGAGCTAAAATCAACCCAAAAACTCAATGAAACTTAA
- a CDS encoding recombinase RecT, protein MSQNGNQLAIIKKDTVDVVASKVKEFQEKGELHFPANYSPENAMKSAWLILQSTVDRNKRPALDVCTRDSVANALLDMVVQGLNPSKKQCYFIVYGTQLVCMRSYFGTMSVTKRVSGAKEIDAAVIYEGDEVDYEMVNGRIKNLTHKQKFANINKENIIGAYCTITLDNDNVYTELMTIDELRQAWSKAQFWGKDQDVEKKGSTHEEFKQEMAKKSVINRACKKFLNSSDDSSLVMSRINRADEVKEEALLEEELQQNANKEIIDIEYDETPIQEQQAQTEPEIKATGTEGPLF, encoded by the coding sequence ATGAGTCAAAACGGTAACCAATTAGCCATTATCAAAAAAGATACGGTGGATGTAGTTGCATCCAAAGTAAAAGAGTTTCAAGAGAAAGGCGAGCTTCACTTTCCAGCGAACTATAGTCCTGAAAATGCTATGAAGTCAGCATGGTTAATTCTACAAAGTACGGTAGATCGAAACAAAAGACCAGCGCTAGATGTTTGTACACGCGACAGTGTAGCAAATGCATTACTTGATATGGTTGTTCAAGGTTTAAATCCTTCTAAAAAACAGTGTTATTTCATCGTTTATGGAACTCAACTAGTTTGTATGAGGTCGTATTTTGGGACCATGAGTGTCACAAAAAGAGTATCTGGAGCAAAAGAAATTGATGCAGCAGTCATTTATGAAGGTGACGAAGTTGATTACGAAATGGTCAACGGTCGTATTAAAAACCTTACTCATAAACAAAAGTTCGCAAACATCAATAAGGAAAATATCATAGGTGCATATTGCACGATCACCTTAGATAACGACAACGTTTATACGGAATTAATGACAATTGATGAACTCAGACAAGCATGGAGTAAAGCTCAATTTTGGGGCAAAGACCAAGACGTTGAGAAAAAAGGAAGTACTCATGAAGAGTTTAAGCAAGAAATGGCTAAGAAATCGGTCATTAATCGTGCCTGCAAAAAGTTCTTAAACTCAAGTGATGACAGCAGCTTAGTTATGTCGCGTATTAACCGTGCTGACGAAGTGAAAGAGGAAGCATTACTTGAAGAAGAACTTCAACAAAATGCAAACAAAGAAATTATTGATATTGAATACGATGAAACGCCTATTCAGGAGCAACAAGCACAAACTGAACCAGAAATAAAAGCTACTGGAACAGAAGGACCTCTTTTCTAA
- a CDS encoding helix-turn-helix transcriptional regulator has product MNNTNNKQTIADNLKRLRADRSREEIAASVGISVSALQMYENAQRVPKDEIKVKLANYFGVSVQEIFFDNRLHELCS; this is encoded by the coding sequence TTGAATAATACTAATAACAAACAGACTATAGCAGATAACTTAAAAAGGCTTCGAGCAGATAGATCTAGAGAAGAAATTGCTGCTTCAGTAGGTATAAGTGTAAGTGCGTTACAAATGTATGAGAACGCACAAAGAGTACCTAAAGATGAAATAAAAGTAAAATTAGCAAATTACTTCGGTGTGTCTGTTCAAGAAATTTTTTTTGATAATAGACTTCACGAATTGTGTAGTTAA
- a CDS encoding replication terminator protein yields MSNILDLNNLADGAVAERFNQELRKILENISDPNTDAKKVRKLTLTVSFKADDQRDIAAVGVQAKTTLAPARDIETKIVLDWDSNGQITGAELKSGIKGQTYMQEDGVYSDTGEKVYDFRAKKAEGK; encoded by the coding sequence ATGTCAAACATTTTAGATCTAAATAATTTAGCGGATGGTGCAGTAGCGGAAAGGTTTAACCAAGAATTAAGAAAAATCTTAGAAAATATTTCAGATCCCAACACAGATGCAAAGAAAGTTAGGAAGTTGACTTTAACCGTTTCTTTCAAAGCGGATGACCAGCGTGATATTGCAGCTGTAGGAGTACAAGCTAAAACAACATTAGCCCCAGCTAGGGATATTGAAACAAAAATTGTCCTTGATTGGGATAGTAACGGTCAAATTACAGGTGCTGAATTAAAAAGTGGCATCAAAGGTCAAACATATATGCAAGAAGATGGCGTTTATTCGGATACTGGCGAAAAAGTTTATGATTTTAGAGCAAAGAAAGCGGAGGGTAAATAG
- a CDS encoding MBL fold metallo-hydrolase has protein sequence MINIKALASGSKGNCYYITDGHTPLLLEAGISFKSIQKQLNFKTTSIAGCFVTHEHKDHSKSIAEVLKSGIDCYMSKGTAEALNIHHHRVHNIEAKKQFKLGTWTILPFEVEHDVSEPMGFLFANEVGDKLLFATDTYYIKYKFKGLSHIMIECNYSLDILNQNIEVGRVPKIMKKRLLRSHFSLENVKEFLKANDLSKVQEIHLLHLSDNNSDEQRFKQEIQALTGKLVYVL, from the coding sequence ATGATTAATATTAAAGCACTTGCAAGCGGTAGTAAGGGGAACTGTTATTACATCACAGATGGCCATACTCCCCTGCTACTTGAAGCAGGTATATCATTCAAAAGCATTCAGAAACAACTAAATTTCAAAACGACAAGTATAGCAGGGTGTTTTGTCACCCATGAACACAAGGATCATTCAAAATCAATCGCAGAGGTATTGAAAAGCGGAATTGACTGTTATATGTCAAAAGGTACTGCAGAAGCTTTAAATATACATCACCATAGAGTTCATAACATTGAAGCTAAAAAACAATTCAAGTTAGGTACCTGGACGATTTTACCTTTTGAAGTTGAACACGATGTATCTGAACCTATGGGATTTTTATTTGCTAATGAAGTAGGGGACAAGCTCCTATTTGCTACGGACACCTATTATATCAAGTACAAATTTAAAGGCTTAAGTCACATCATGATTGAGTGTAATTACAGTTTAGACATTCTAAATCAAAACATTGAAGTTGGTCGAGTACCTAAGATAATGAAAAAACGCTTATTAAGATCACATTTTAGTTTGGAGAACGTTAAGGAATTTTTAAAAGCTAATGATCTTAGCAAAGTGCAAGAAATCCACTTACTTCACTTGTCGGATAACAACAGCGATGAACAACGTTTCAAACAAGAAATTCAAGCACTTACGGGGAAATTGGTGTATGTGCTTTGA
- a CDS encoding helix-turn-helix domain-containing protein, which translates to MYERDEREPSFAITKKLADFFEVDTDYLLGRTDKPTNKTVDLAKDPLDEKVDELLKDPETQVFFKDYLSAPEEKKAEMRRFMKFLIEEEEKRKTIKN; encoded by the coding sequence ATGTATGAACGTGATGAGAGAGAGCCTTCTTTCGCCATAACGAAAAAGCTCGCTGATTTTTTTGAAGTGGATACTGACTACCTACTTGGAAGAACAGACAAACCAACAAATAAAACTGTTGACCTGGCAAAAGACCCACTAGACGAAAAAGTAGACGAGCTCCTAAAAGATCCGGAAACTCAAGTATTTTTTAAAGACTACTTGTCAGCTCCAGAAGAAAAGAAAGCAGAAATGCGAAGGTTCATGAAGTTTTTGATTGAGGAAGAGGAAAAAAGAAAAACAATTAAGAACTAA
- a CDS encoding TIGR02391 family protein, with product MKQKVNFQLRFYGFELNDAGKVVTTTETNTFSEALERSQSLIEKLEPYNIHPTVIEYCKPELLQKNYFHAIHEASKSTLSRIRQMNHSTADGAKLIEKTFSTKTPSLIINGNILQSDSEKNEYNALKHLLLTINFSYRNSTSHQVKIYNPKSELDATTALILISKAHHLLDKCECVMFID from the coding sequence GTGAAGCAAAAAGTAAATTTCCAATTAAGGTTTTATGGGTTTGAACTTAATGATGCCGGTAAAGTTGTAACAACCACTGAAACTAACACATTTTCAGAGGCTTTAGAAAGAAGTCAAAGTCTAATTGAAAAATTAGAACCTTATAATATTCATCCGACAGTAATCGAATATTGTAAGCCTGAACTACTTCAAAAAAATTATTTTCATGCAATCCATGAAGCTAGTAAGAGCACCCTTAGTAGAATAAGACAAATGAACCACTCAACTGCAGATGGGGCTAAACTTATTGAAAAAACATTCAGTACTAAAACCCCTTCTTTAATAATTAACGGAAACATACTTCAATCTGATAGTGAAAAAAACGAATATAATGCATTAAAGCATCTGTTACTGACAATTAATTTTTCTTATCGAAACTCAACATCACACCAAGTCAAAATCTACAATCCGAAGAGCGAACTTGATGCTACAACTGCTTTGATCTTAATTTCAAAAGCTCATCACTTACTTGATAAATGTGAATGCGTGATGTTTATCGATTAA
- a CDS encoding DNA-entry nuclease, with translation MTVEVSVEVDQSGRMMYNPIFHPNNGKRYSESDLEYLCKYWEIDDWRTMGFALGRTEKTLSNTVSRLRKEGLYDYYKNLNKHW, from the coding sequence ATGACAGTCGAAGTTAGTGTTGAAGTTGATCAAAGTGGTCGTATGATGTATAACCCTATTTTTCACCCCAACAACGGAAAACGATATTCAGAGTCTGATCTTGAGTACCTGTGTAAGTATTGGGAAATCGATGATTGGAGAACAATGGGGTTCGCTCTTGGAAGAACTGAAAAAACATTATCTAATACTGTATCAAGGTTAAGAAAGGAAGGTTTGTATGACTACTACAAAAACCTTAATAAGCACTGGTGA